Genomic segment of Hydractinia symbiolongicarpus strain clone_291-10 chromosome 5, HSymV2.1, whole genome shotgun sequence:
gtttttCTTAGGTATTAGAAGCATAATACAATTAATTATGAGATGGATGGTAAAATTAGGAAGAATATCTTTGAAATACATTAACAACCCAGTTAATTTCTTGATTACTTGTGAAAATAGATGTAAATTACTTACATTGGCTGCATTAAACACAATTGCTTTATCAACCTTATACTTGCAAGAAAAGCATGAAAATACTCTGGAGAAAATGAATTTAGTTAATACGGTAATGGCAGCAACAGATACAAAAATAGATGACAAAAGAAAGAAATCTAAAATGTACAATTTTATTGCTGATGCGGTAGAATTCGTAGCACCAGCTGTTGTGTACATCGAGGTTATAGCAAATGTTAGGAATCAGTATCAAAATATACAAACAACTGTCAGTAGTGGTTCTGGATTCATCGTCACAGCAGAAGGGATGGTATTAACTAATGCACATGTCATAAGCAATTCTGCAGCTGTCGAGGTTCGTCTTTCGAATGGAGACACATACAAAGGAGTAGTTATTGATGTAGATGACGAATCAGATCTAGCTGCAGTGAAATTAATAAGTAACAATAAGGTTTGTTGATGTTTGATCAGCCTTGTGTATAGTCCCAAGCTTTGGTGTATTTCACcatgtttaaccctattcggtccggggtttttcgaacatactttgacgggggggggggggggggggggggggcggattccggccccccctcaataacttttcataggattgttcaaattgaatcaaacttggcacacttatagtacgtcataaaaggaacaaaatggtggcaataaatttttgcttgcgtcagcacattttctgtgatgtcatcagaagcttgaaaattgttaaaaatgccactatctgcttaaaatattaattatagagcgaatttttacattctgtttgaagtttctgaaagctaaataaaatgtttttaacatatcttccggtttttacatggatcgaataaaaaattgccaaaaattgaccaaaaatccgttttttccagattttcgggtaaaattcgacaaaatcgggaaatcggattagtcacgtgtcaaaattattcaaaatgattcttcttgacgaaacaaagttgtgttgcaagttttaagttctaaggataatcctaacaggagttattatattttccctattataagaatttcataaagattttaggggtagtttcgagtaatggccaatatcaaagcctctgaatggtatgggacctaaaaatttagcatgcaggtgtctaatagataaatgttaaaactcagtaagtatcatagccatataagaaagcaatcaggagttattaaaaaaaaaacgtcaggGGGGGGCGGACTCTGcccccccacccccacccccccccccccccccccccccccggaccgaatagggttaagaagaCACAGAGGGGGGAGTACTGGCAAAGCTTTTTTGTTATGtaacaaaaagtttttatgtattacgtacatttttagttattttggTGTATGATCCACGTCTTGAAATTGCTTCTTGCCTCTAGACTTCTGCAAAAGTACCAAAAATGTCATGCTGTGTGCTAAATAATTGGcccttaatatatatatatatatagtaaagataagttattatctgtcattttagaaaaagaagatgaaaattggatttttatttaaattttatagtttttactgtttttttgtattttttatatttgaataACCATTTCCGAACAAAAGTTTTGCCATGTGTACCTTTCcgcaacctgttttttgaaaaaaggaaaagaacaacaaaatgaataaGAAAACACCTGATGACTCATCAGTAGATACCAGTGGAACTGTTTCGGGCaattatttctatatatatagGCTTTATATAGGCTTTCATGTTTTTTGTGGTGCTGTAAGAAACTTTTATGTTGTTGcaattaaatattttgtggaGCTTATTTTGTTTCGGGAAATGTTCTTGCTTCTCATAGACAAACATTTCACGAAACAAAATAAGCTCCACAAATTATTTAATCGCAACAACATAAAAGTTTCTTACAGCTGCACTGTAATAAAGTAATGGATAGAAATTGTAATTGTATTAAAAAGGAACAATGCCCAgttgaaaataaatgtttaacaaaaaacattatctaTAAAGCAACCATAAATTCAAACATCCCCAACTATGAGCGCAAGGTTTACATTGGTCCAGCAGCAACAacgtttaaacaaaaatatgccAACCACAAAAAATCCTTCAACACAGCTACATACAAAAAAGAcacgaaacttttaaaagaagtATGGCGTATAGAAGATAAAAATTACATACCATTAATCACATGGAAAATAATCGGACAATGTAATGAACTTGTCCCTAATTCCAAAGCGATTAAACACAATTTGTGTTTAGCAGAGACACTGGAAATCGCAATGTACGATAATAAAAACTTACTAAATACGCGATCAGAATTAATATCAAAATGCATACACATCAAGAAGTACATACTCTTTCAAAATGATACTAAAGactagaaaaattattttttctcatattagagCACTAGTTTGCCTGATTATCTGTTACATGAAGTTGTTTGGTACTATAGGAAATGAATAGATGGTCTTAAGATTCGAAATATTACATAACAAAGGTGGTGGTGGGTGGGTGGTATTAGGGGGGAGGGCGTAAAAATAGTGAATTTGGGTGTACGTTATTATTAGATGCCCCTAAAGCAAAATATTTGCAAGAAATCGACCTGTAACTTTAAATTGAGCAGATTCTAGTTATATTTAGAAATTGTTTCCACATGTTAAACTTGGTACGTCATCAAGAGTTAGAGCAGGCGAATGGGTGGCTGCGTTAGGTAGTCCGCTGCGATTGAGCAACACTGTGACAGCTGGTATCGTTAGCTCTTTGCACAGAGCTAGTGGAGATATTGGAATAAGACGAAATGataatgtatatatacaaaCTGATGCACCCATCAATGTGAGTTTTGatgtttgtatatatttgttgttgttgctgttttgcaattttttgtattatgcACATGTTGTTAAGACAATGTGTAAACTATATTATCCTTTAGATTGGAAATTCGGGTGGACCTTTGATAAACTtagtaagtaaaaaaattacactGATTGCTATTTAATTTTAGGGTTATTGGGAGGTGATCATTCATTTTAAAGTCTTCAGGGGTCACTCGAAGGATAAAGAAACATTAGGTTATAAATGTTTTACTATTTTCAGGATGGCGAAGTAATAGGTATCAATTGCATCACTGTTCAACAAGCTGCTGGTATTTCATTTGCCATCCCATCTGACGTTGCCGCAGAATTTCTTGAAGGTGCTATGAGTAAAGAAAAGCATACCAAACAAAAAGGCGATGTTTCCTCTGAAAGAGGAAAGCGAGATCAAAAGTTTTATATAGGTAtcattttatttgttattattatatgATCAAATTATGTGTTACAATTACAAAGTTTTATACACACTAACAGTCATTTTCTCTTTAGTTTTCGTAGAGTATGCAATTGCAAAACAGTTTAACCCCGATTTTTCGAACTCCCAAGATTCGATATAATAGTTCGAAAAATCAGGGGTTCGAAAAATCTAAGTATTCAGATAAAAGGGTCGAATTTCTAAAAAACCCTAAATATACGTGTTGCACCTTTGTTTCAATAACATTATTCATCAGTTACACTggtaaaataactttaaatcGTACTTTTTTTCTTGCATGACGATAATGTAAGCAATTGGTTAAGCTGTGCGGTATGTTTTTGCAATTGGTTAGCAATGTGATCGTtttgaaaaagagaaaaattttcAATCAAGTCTATTGCCTCAAATAACACCTTTTTGCTCGGCTGCTTTTTCTCTGTGGATTCCATTTTGTCACTCTCATCATCAAATATCTCAACATCGTCGTTAACGAACTGGTGCAGCAGTTCCTCATCACTTGGCAAAGACTGAATCGAAGTTGCCATTTCCTCATCTGTGGTAATAAAGGTCTCAGCAGTAAGGCTAAGAGCTCTCAATTCGTCTAACACTTCCGTCAGTTGTGAAAACAGATCATCAGTTTCCTGGATTGAACTCAATTGACTTTGTATTGAAATCCCCGCCTTTTTGAAGCAACTAACGATGGTCTACACTTCCAGACACAACCATCAAACCTCGAGCATAAACATGGCATCCAGTATGGTGAGGTGTGGCAATTCTTTCTTGCACCCGGTAGCGTTGATGCACTTGCGGATTACTTCGACACGATATTTAGCTTTTAAGGATTGTATAACGCCTTGATCCATAGGCTGTGTTACAAAGGTTGTATTTGTAGGTAAATAGATAAGATTCATGGCCATTAACCCAGGCACATGTGGGTGTGCAGGACAATTATCAACAATAAATGCTACTTTACAATTCTGAGCAACTGCTTGATCCAATATGTGATAATGTCAGAATCCATCCAACTTTTTGTTTGTGCCTTGTACATACACGGTAAGGACTTCACTTTCTTAAAACATCTTGGATTTTTTACTTTTCCACTGACATGTGGTAGTTTTTCACCCGCAGCACTTTGAGCTACTAATTACTTAGGTTGCCCACTTTCTATTTCTTCTAACGCCTTGAATTTGTCTTcaatggaaattttttttttcttttgcgacGTGGACATATTTCTTTCGTTATAAAATCTAATGCATGCAATTGATAAAAcgtaaaacttttaaattttcaaagcgTTCGAATTcggattttttcttttattgtgCTTCAGACTTGTTAGACATTTGATGAAAGGGAAAAGCAGTAAGTTTGCGAAAACTGTCTTCTTTTTTCTGAGACCAGATGTTTGCAATATGGCAACAGTGaagtacagtacagtctgaatgtaatctaacgcgtacacgctaatatcacacctttgcgtggaagacggcagtcgtttgtcttttgttataattaaatcccttgagcgttttgcgagtttat
This window contains:
- the LOC130644977 gene encoding serine protease HTRA2, mitochondrial-like isoform X1, whose protein sequence is MFFLGIRSIIQLIMRWMVKLGRISLKYINNPVNFLITCENRCKLLTLAALNTIALSTLYLQEKHENTLEKMNLVNTVMAATDTKIDDKRKKSKMYNFIADAVEFVAPAVVYIEVIANVRNQYQNIQTTVSSGSGFIVTAEGMVLTNAHVISNSAAVEVRLSNGDTYKGVVIDVDDESDLAAVKLISNNKKLFPHVKLGTSSRVRAGEWVAALGSPLRLSNTVTAGIVSSLHRASGDIGIRRNDNVYIQTDAPINIGNSGGPLINLDGEVIGINCITVQQAAGISFAIPSDVAAEFLEGAMSKEKHTKQKGDVSSERGKRDQKFYIGISMLTLTPPIVRELQQRNAEYFADINDGVLVARVNIGSPSERGGLMARDVIISINKKPVKTSTDVYKEVRKGETMVINVKRNGNTLTLNVEPEITSRL
- the LOC130644977 gene encoding serine protease HTRA2, mitochondrial-like isoform X2; translation: MRWMVKLGRISLKYINNPVNFLITCENRCKLLTLAALNTIALSTLYLQEKHENTLEKMNLVNTVMAATDTKIDDKRKKSKMYNFIADAVEFVAPAVVYIEVIANVRNQYQNIQTTVSSGSGFIVTAEGMVLTNAHVISNSAAVEVRLSNGDTYKGVVIDVDDESDLAAVKLISNNKKLFPHVKLGTSSRVRAGEWVAALGSPLRLSNTVTAGIVSSLHRASGDIGIRRNDNVYIQTDAPINIGNSGGPLINLDGEVIGINCITVQQAAGISFAIPSDVAAEFLEGAMSKEKHTKQKGDVSSERGKRDQKFYIGISMLTLTPPIVRELQQRNAEYFADINDGVLVARVNIGSPSERGGLMARDVIISINKKPVKTSTDVYKEVRKGETMVINVKRNGNTLTLNVEPEITSRL